In Nicotiana tabacum cultivar K326 chromosome 2, ASM71507v2, whole genome shotgun sequence, the following proteins share a genomic window:
- the LOC142166827 gene encoding uncharacterized protein LOC142166827 has protein sequence MLSYAKFLKKVLSSKRKLEEVSLVMLTEKCSVIIQNKLPQKFGDPGSFTIPYTLGGVYFEKALCDYRASINLMPFSIFRKLNLGEMKYIGVSLQFADQSTKKPKGIIENVLVRVDKFVFPVDFIVLEMKECPDEPIILGRPFLATGDETSSSCFSIDMLNYLTDEFKDDQLIPDSIERCLAKSGTTQDDDLIIRREAKILNYDSEDEEMQPEQVQPKIELNVLPSHLKYVYLEEELFSVIISSFLTAGQEEKWIKVLKAHKGALGGLYKISKGLIQLFVNTESSWRIATCQ, from the exons ATGCTTTCTTATGCCAAATTTCTAAAAAAAGTTttgtcaagtaaaagaaaattggaagaagtttcaCTGGTGATGCTTACTGAAAAATGTAGTgttataattcaaaataagctaccaCAAAAATTTGGTGATCCAGGTAGTTTTACAATTCCATACACTTTGGGAGGAGTATATTTTGAAAAAGCACTTTGTGATTATAGAGCTTCAATTAACTTGATGCCATTTTCTATCTTTAGAAAATTAAATCTTGGTGAAATGAAATACATAGGTGTTTCTCTTCAATTTGCAGATCAAAGTACTAAGAAACCTAAGGGAATAATTGAAAATGTGCTCGTAAGAGTAGATAAGTTTGTTTTCcctgtagattttatagtacTTGAAATGAAGGAATGTCCCGATGAACCAATTATTTTgggtagaccatttcttgccaCAG gagATGAGACATCATCTTCGTGTTTTTCTATTGACATGCTTAATTATCTTACAGATGAATTCAAAGACGATCAATTAATTCCAGACTCAATAGAAAGATGTTTGGCCAAATCTGGCACAACACAAGATGACGATCTTATCATCAGAAGAGAAGCCAAAATACTAAATTATGATTCTGAAGATGAGGAGATGCAACCAGAACAAGTTCAACCAAAAATTGAACTCAATGTTCTCCCatctcatttaaaatatgtttatCTTGAGGAAGAATTATTTTCAGTaattatttcatcttttcttactGCAGGACAAGAAGAAAAATGGATTAAAGTGTTGAAAGCACATAAAGGAGCCTTGGGTGGACTATATAAGATATCAAAGGGATTAATCCAGCTATTTGTAAACACAGAATCCTCATGGAGGATAGCTACATGCCAATAG